A part of Caldicellulosiruptor owensensis OL genomic DNA contains:
- a CDS encoding DNA polymerase Y family protein: MGRVILHCDLNNFYASVECLYRPELKNKPVAVCGESELRHGIVLAKNQIAKLYGIQTGDVIWQALKKCPNLVVLKPNFPLYIRFSKLAQQIYSEYTDLIEPFGIDECWLDVTESTKILGSGRKIAYEIKERVKSELGLTLSVGVSFNKVFAKLGSDYKKPDAVTVITKENFKQIVWPLPTKDLLYVGSATEKKLSSRAIYTIGDIAKSSPEYLKRILGKWGEVLWIFANGLDTTPVTPPLFEDNIKGIGNSITLPRDLTSYEDAEYVIRMLSESVAQRLRQQYLKCFTIQVWIRDSSLFAITRQEKLQTPTFLAREIAQKAFEIFKKNWSFKNSIRSLGVRATDLVCANSFYQLEFDSLKKFKLEQLEKTIDRIRKRFGHTSVLPAVLLTKPDLPCEIALHNKIHPVAFFK, from the coding sequence GTGGGGAGGGTAATTTTGCACTGTGACCTCAATAACTTCTATGCATCTGTTGAATGTCTTTATCGTCCTGAGCTAAAGAACAAACCTGTTGCTGTTTGCGGCGAAAGTGAACTTCGGCATGGAATAGTTCTTGCAAAAAACCAGATTGCAAAATTATATGGTATTCAAACAGGTGATGTTATATGGCAGGCACTGAAAAAATGTCCAAACCTTGTTGTTTTAAAGCCTAATTTCCCTCTTTATATTCGATTTTCAAAGCTTGCTCAACAAATTTACTCTGAGTATACAGATTTAATAGAACCTTTTGGAATTGACGAGTGCTGGCTTGATGTGACAGAGTCTACAAAAATCTTAGGAAGTGGCAGAAAGATTGCTTATGAAATCAAAGAAAGAGTAAAAAGTGAGCTTGGTCTGACTTTATCTGTTGGAGTATCCTTTAACAAGGTGTTTGCAAAGCTTGGAAGCGACTACAAAAAACCTGATGCTGTAACAGTTATCACAAAAGAAAACTTTAAACAAATTGTCTGGCCGCTGCCCACAAAAGACCTTTTGTATGTCGGTAGCGCAACAGAAAAGAAGTTAAGTTCAAGGGCAATTTATACAATAGGTGATATAGCCAAAAGCTCACCTGAATATCTTAAAAGAATCCTTGGCAAATGGGGTGAAGTGCTCTGGATATTTGCAAATGGACTTGACACCACACCAGTTACTCCCCCACTTTTTGAAGACAACATCAAAGGAATTGGCAATAGCATAACACTGCCCAGAGATTTGACTTCCTATGAAGATGCAGAATACGTTATTCGAATGCTTTCTGAATCTGTTGCACAGAGGCTTCGTCAGCAGTATTTAAAATGTTTTACCATTCAAGTTTGGATAAGAGATAGCTCTCTTTTTGCAATCACAAGGCAGGAAAAACTCCAAACACCCACTTTTTTGGCAAGAGAGATAGCTCAAAAAGCTTTTGAGATATTCAAAAAAAATTGGAGCTTTAAAAATAGCATAAGATCACTTGGTGTAAGAGCTACAGACCTTGTTTGTGCAAACTCATTTTATCAACTTGAGTTTGACAGTTTGAAAAAGTTCAAGTTAGAACAACTTGAGAAAACAATTG